ccagcACAGAACACAGGCTGTACCCAGAGTGGGGAGCAGAACTGGCCGCAGGCAGGCAGGCTGACAACCCAGGGCAGAGAGTCTGACAAGCACTGCAAGCTCATTCAGATGAGCTTGTATGTCCACAGCATCAAGGGGCTCGTGCTCTCTCTGTTAGCTGAAGATTGCCTCCGAGATGACCAGAGCTCAATTGAGGATGTGGTAAGTAGGAAATGTCCTTCACACCTGCAGGTCTCTCACAGCTGCTGGGCTGGTGATAGGGTAGGATGGGGGTTGGTAGTGGAGAGTGAGGGTTGAATCTGTGTCCCTGTTTCTTCCCCACTTTGTGTCAGGAAGGCAGAGTTGCTTTGCTGAGCAGAGTCACCACAACCAGAGAGAACTCAGATCTGTTAGTGAGCGTAAGGAGCCAGCCTGAGAGGTGGGAGCGCTGTCACGGGTGGCACCCAAAGCTGTTATTGTGTGTTAGCACCCGTGCAGCACTCCTGAGCAGAACGTGTCAGTGCAAGTGTAAGAcagtcctgctggctgctggggggCCATGCTGCTTTTGGGATTTGCTGGAAACCCTGTCAGTTCTGTAGTGCCTTTTGGAAAGCAAGGTATGCTCTCTGTTTAACCTCCACGTTGCATGTCGCAGCTTTTATCTGGAGGCACCAGCAAGATGTAtctggcagcagctcccagcaatgCTTCCTCTCTAAATGCATCTGCTTGCctagaccccccccccccagcctgcTTGGACCTCACCCCGCCTGCCTGACTATTCTTTGCCTCCCCTCActtcccctccctcctgctTAGGGACCTGCAACAGGAGTGGTGCACTCCATGCAGGTGAGGCACCAGAGCTATCCAGGATGACtccactgctgtgtgcagctccctgctgagcagtgcagtgcagttaATGAGCTGCTCACGGGTGCGGGGGAAGGATGTGCCTGCTCCCGGCATTTCCCTGTGAAGTATTCGTCTGCAGAGCGATGCCCTGCCTCTGCCTCAGCCAGGGAGCTGAGTCAAAGCTGCAGAGGCCTGTTTGATATGCCAGTTGCCATAGGAACAACCTCATTTCTTTAGCTGTCAGACTGGAAGGTGGAGAGCTCAGACTAATGCTGCCTCCCAGCATTGGCAGAGCCTCAAGGTTATTCTCTGTTTCTGAGATCTGAGACTTGGGGGGCTGTGTCTTTGACCACTGTACGCAGAGGGATACACAGCACACAAGGAGTTGCCTTGCTAGGGGAAGGACTGCTGCAGGGGCTAGCAAGCTTTCACCTCCTGAAGCAGCTGTGTCAGGTTGCTCTGTCTCCATTCTGCTTGTTTGGATcagggctgcacagctcctgctgtgcctACACTGGTGAAGGGAGGAGGCTGCAGGGTATGTGCAGGTAGAGATTGCTGGCTTGAGAGCTGGAGGTCCTTCCTGGTGCAGATTGGGTTAGTGCTGTTGGTGACAGGCATGTATTGTGTGtctttttccccattaaaacCCAAGCATGACCAGCAGTGAGCGTGGTTGGCCCACCCTGGCTCAATTTGTCACTCAAGTGTTGTTTCCTGGAGGAGAAGTGCTGCTAGTCCTGCTGTCCAAGGAGGAACAGCGCTTTGCTCCAGATCACAGAGCTGGGACCTTGCAGGCTGCTGTTGGCATCGTGCTTGGACATGAGACACAACCTCAGCCTTTCCGTTCTTTTGTTTATCTGTGGATTAAAAATGACCCTCAGCTCTCAGGGTTGTCAAAGCTTATTTGTAGCTAATTTGTCGAATGCTTTGAGGCCCCTGGATGACACCAAAGAAGGTAAAATATGCTACTTGtgcagctgcaagcagcacGCAGCACGGACCAGCCTGTGGGGAGCGGCTCCTAATGTGGACCTTTGCTGCATAGCAGGCGGGAGCCTGGTCCTGGTGCATGGTTGTAGGAAGGTGTTATCCCTTTTCTTCATTGCATAGAAAAGCACATCTGTCCTGCAACCTGGGGTCAAGGGCAGGCCCTGTGTTGTGTTGGATGGAGGCCTGATCCTCcatggggagggagggaggtggaGGATTAGGGAGATAATGGAGTTAATCTGCCCACTGCCCTGAGGCTGCAGTCCTACTGCTGGTCCAGAGCCTTGTGGAGGGCACCAGGCCCTcacagagctgccctgctcctgtCCCCTGCCTTGTGTGCCATTGCATTGGTATGTGAGTGTGTCACTCAGGTCTGCAGATCCCTGCTGGGCTGTCACTGCCTTCAGGTAaactatgtatttatttgttttttctctcctactGATAACCCagtgcctgcctgcagcctccATGCTCAGGCAGCAGGCGTTATGAGTATGCATCTGGGGTACAGAGAGAGTGCTGCAGGAAACCCTGCAGGCACTTATATCCATCCCAGACATATACATCTGCACCTCATGTTGTATCTTTCTGATTTAAAGCTGAACAGCAGAGCAGTATtctttgctgcagaaattaatGGGCAGGATATAAAAATAAGCCCTAAATGGGTAATGTTTGATGGTAAATTAATGATGTCTTCCTGTTGCAAATATCATCAGGTGTTTTAATGGATAAAGGATACCCTTTTTTGAGTCCCTACCTCACTGCTTCCCTCTGCCCATATTACCACTGTTCTGTTGGGagcctgggcagcagcaggagggctcTGATCCCTGTGACTTGTGCATCAGTCACCATGTTCCCTACGCTGCCTCCTTGCACATCTTCTCTAACACTTGCCTTTCACCCTGTGTACAGTACCACAGCAGTCTGGCTTCTCTGAATGGCCTCGAGGTTCATCTGAGGGAGACTTTGCCCAAAGACTTTTTGTCCTCAGCCAAGGCAACCTACAGCTTCACTCACTATGACTGCATCCAGAATGTGCTCACAGGTAACCCTGCATTTGATGGACTGTTTGGGATTTGTGGTAACCTTTCCTTGTGTTTCAGACAGTTTCTTGGACACACAGTTTACTCAGTTGGTACAGCTGACACTTCAGAAATGGCCCGGAGTGATGGTACATCAGTGTTAAGTTGTTTCTAGCTGTGAGAAGCAAGATCTGGGAGCTGATGACAGCCAGCAGTTGGAAGAGTGCTGCCCTGGGCTGATGGTGGACCACATGCACGCAAGAAGCCCTATGTACAAACTGCTCCTGTTCATTCtcatgtttcccttttcctggcAGCCTCCCAGGCAGCAGCCTGGCTCTCTGCAGCTTAGAAGGGAATGAGAGAAACCCCAGTGATTGCAGGTGACCACACCTCAGGTCTTCCTTGCACCCATGCAGTTTGGTTACACATGGGCAGAGGCAATGGAGCACCCCAAGCTTTGTCTGTTTGTGGATAAGCAATATGCAGATGCTGGCTGTTGAGATCACACTGGGACTTTAGGGTATCATCCAGTCTGCTCTGCTGATACACAGGGAACGGGGGAGAAATCCACAGCATTTTCCTGCTCAGGAAATAAAGGCACTCTTCTTCTCAGCACAGGCTTCTAATAGCCCCCTACTTATGTCTTGCAGCCAATGTGCCACATCCACCTGGCCCTCTGGATCGGCACTTCCTAAGGGCTGCCACACTGATACACTCTGACTTCAATCAGCTTCCAACTGTTTCAGAAGTGATTGTTAGGTAAGGTGTGTTCATTACTCCTTCCTCATCcaggcacagggctgctgtgtAGTGCATGAAGTAAGTGTATGCTGCATCAGTGTTCTCGACACTGCTTGCTGAGGTCTGGAAAGTGCTGCCATCACAGTGGAGTCTCCAGCCAGGGGTCAGTCATGTCACCTTATTCCCTGATTCCTTATTAAGCACCCTGCTCTTCAGATACAGGGTGCTTAATATTCTGTCTGTAGTGTGATCCGGGTGCTAATAAGCCAAAATGGCACTGATGTGAGTGAGCTGAAGGCACAGCTGAGTTGTGCCGTGGGTTTGGATTAAGATATAATACTAGAATATTATCAGATCCTGGCACCATAAGGTTCTAAGAGACAGTTTTAAATATAGCTGTTCCTAATAAATTTGTGTCTCGGCTTCGAGCCAAAGGCGCACAGAATTGGCAAcctagattttgttttcttgcactgCTTGTTGAGTTGGAAACACACAGTAATGTGCGTGGCAAACTCAATTGTGATGCGCCAAGCAAGATGGTCTTATCACAGTCAGAGCCTCTCCACGCACCCACAGCTAAggctgcttctgtgctgcagcactcagtgctCCTGCATCCTCAAGGAGGGTGGTTATGTTGTGTGAGCAGAGATTCTGCTTGCCTGGCCACGCTTGTTTGTTCAGAACGTGATGAAATAAAGATGCTTCTGGGAattactgcttcattttttatgaTGCTTGCCAAGGGAATGTGAATCATGTGCTTCAGTGCTGGAGTCTCCTTGTTTAGCATGAGATTGACTGGCTCCTTAAATCTGATACTGGGTAAGCTGGCGCATTCTGTGTTGCCCCAAAAAAAGCAACTCTGTGTGTGAATCAGGCTGAGTAACAAGATGactaaaactgctttcttttatgGAGAGTTGTCACAGGAGGGTGTCAGCAAACATATCAGTTGCTGCTTTCCGCTGTCAAGGAGGAATGCAGAGTCCTTTGCTTTGCCTCCTCCGAGCTCCCTCACAGGTAAACACTGAGTGCTGGCTTTTTTTACTCAATGACTTGAGCCTGTTTGGTTACAGCATCTGATCAGTGTCTTCATTTCATCGTGCATGTGACTAAATAACCTCGTGTGGTTCCTGCTGCTTATGGACAGCAGCAGTGAGTTAGGTGTTAATTCTGCTGAGCAGGTCACAGACCATAAGGGATATGGCTCTTCCTAATAAGATCTGGTCCTTTGAGAAGGAGGGTCTGATTCCCTGTGGCCTTCTGGCAATACATTGAAGGGTTTAGATGGATCTTGATGTCCCTCTAACTAGTTGGGAGTCCAGTGCCATGAGCATTCCAGTGCCCAGCACTGTCAGCACAAAACTCTTAAGTCctgacttctgctttctctcctgtCTCACCAGGAATGCCTCCACAGCAGTTTATGCCTGCCGGAACCCCGTCCAGGAGACCTACTTCCAGCAGCTGGGTGCTCCGCTCCGCAACTCGGGTGCTCCCAACCCTCAGGACAGTGCTTTCAGCTTGCCAAACAAGGCCAAGCAAAAGCTGCTGAAGCACGGAGTGAACCTACTTTGAACTGATGCACCGAGGTAGTTTATCTCAGCAATAATGAAAGCTGGTTCATCTCCAGTAACTGAATTCTCAAAGCCTTTTGTTCTGTAAGCACAATGCTCTGTGCTAACTGTACTCTCCAGCCTGCCCTGATGAAGGAGCGCTCTTACTGCCCTGCTCCTACAGCACGTTGTATATGGTGTCACTGATGTTAGCACGTACCAAAGACTGAAGATAGAAAATAGCTGTATCAAGGTGTTCAGTTTACATTGACTTACAGGACTCTTTGTGGTGCTCTGCCTCCACAGACAGAGGCTCCTGGAGTGAATTGACCAAAAGTAGAACTTCTCCTTGCTCTGAGCTACACAGGACAATGAATTACTGGGTAGTGCTTGCTTTCAAACCCTGCACTTGCCTTGAGTTCTGTTACTGTGCTTGTCCTGGTCAGACTTGGGCTTTTTTTATACCTCTTTATCTACAGAAATGATTCCCTGCTGCAACGTAGTGCCTTATCTTGATTAATAGCCTGCAAGCTGTCTGACTAACTGGAATAGAACAAGTGCAGCAAAACTCCTTACTCCCCTCCAGTAGCTGCCAGTAGGTTTTATTCTGTAGCTGTGTTTGGCAAATCCTTGTCCCTCTGCCCATGCATGCCGCCTACTCAGTGTTCCCTCCAAGATGCcctccagaaagcagaaaggtgcTGCAACCCTCTGGCCTCCCCTGCGGGCCCTGAATGCACTACACCCCTCTGCTCTTCAGCTTCCTATGTCCCTCCCCTCCTGTTGGAGTACAGTGCTTCACCTCCTGGTTCTCATGACTCTGTTTGCACTCCATTAGCTGAGAAGGCAGGTGCCAGCCCCTTAAGCTGATGGGACCAAAGAGGCTTTATAGCTCCTTGGCACTTGCCTTTCTACTTTTGCATCCCCTTGTTAGGGGGTAGCTGGGGTGGGACAGGCAGTGGTGGCTGCTAGTCCTGTGTGATGAGTCCTGCCATCTGACTGTGCTGTGttctgaggctgctgctgctacatGCGCGCACatcactgtgaaaataaaagtcTCCAAGACCCATCCAAGATCTCTGTGTCAGTGGCCAGAGTTCCACTCACTTGCCTTGTCTGTGGCTTGCGTTGGGGTTAGGTGAACTGAACGGTACTTTCAGCTTCCTCCTGGCTGAGCTCCTGCAGTGATGTGTGCTCCATCAGGAGACACAGAGCTGGAGGGAAAAGCCTGAGAGGGACAGGAGGGAGTTCTGGCATAGCAGCAAAGCACAAAATAGATGCCGTTGCCTGCTGTCTTCAGGAATCTTCCGCTGCAATCTGCTGTGCCGTCTGTTAGCAGTGAACAGCTGGGCTGGTTCCGTTGTGTTTTGCTGCTTGAGCTGCATCTGGCCTTCAGGATCGCCTCCCGGGCTTTGCTTAAGAGGAACATGGTCTTTTGGGGTAGGACAGTAAAGCGCTCCGTGCTTAATGGTTATATAGGAGAGAGGATGTTTAGAAGGGGTCGTGTTAAAATGCAGTGAcgtggagcagctgctgccctggcCATGTCTTGCTAATGGGGTCAgggctgttgctgagcagtgccaagctgccctggggctggagggggtTGTATTGGCTACTGTCTTTTGTGCAGAAGGATGGCAAATGTTGTTTGAGAGGCAGCACGGCATCctagagctgctcctgctgaggCTGCCAGCTGCCCTTGATGTgtcactgcaggcagctgcaaatgttttccaaaatgTGGTTTtgggaatttatttatttattttcttttccgAAGGCCCTTCTGCTCAACCTGAAGAGCTCTGGATCAGTGTGGTTGTTCCTGgtgctgctttggcagaggCAGCGCTGGTGGCTGATGGCAAGCTGAGGTCAGCTGTCCAGCTTTGCAGGGCAGTAGGGACACGAGGGGGTGAGATCAATGCAGGAGCTGCCAGGCAGCTGCCCATTGTGCTCCCTAATAGCATGGgcagagggctggggctgtgctgaagCCAGGCCCTCACTTGCTGCATGCCACTTTAGCCTCAACCCATCATCTCctcccaccctgcagctcctgttATTTCCAATGCTTTGTTCCTTACAGcgagctgagctgctggggccAGCTCAGGAAAGGATCCAGCtcctctgtgttttgctttaccCTGGAACAGTTACACAAGCAGGCAGAGCCTGGTCTGTTTTCAGCACAATGGTTTATTGATAATCTTTACTTATCCACTGTAGGAATGTTACCAAACTGTCAGACAGTTACCAAGCCAGCCTGCTTCCTCAGAGCCTGTTTCCAAATAATCAATGCGTGTAGAAATCATGCACTTCCAGGTATTCTGTAACGAGGCAGGTGTAAAAAATATCTCGGATGTATTTGAAATCTCTGCCTTTTCTTGCAATCTGAAAAATCTGTAAAGAAATCGTTCTCCAATGGGGCTTTATTCCCcaggaggggctgggaggagggagaTGCTGAGCCTGGAAATCTTTGCTGTGCTCTCAGGTGCGTGGGCATTGCCTCCCTGCACTCACCCTGGTTGCGGGATGGGGAtgagtgagcagcagcaggagggctggctGCAACTCCTCACTGCGCTGTCTGCAGGAAACCAAAGTCCCTCTGAACTGCCACCTGCCCCCCTGCAGGCGTCCTGGCTTTGATTTGTGAAAACCAAGGGTTGCAGGTAAAGCAAGGGAGGACATTTAGGCATTGGTAACACCTCGTGTGAGGTTagagagcagggctggctgtgcaccatccctgcagcagagagggaggggagTGCTGCCTGGGCTGTGTGCAGCCAAGCCAGCGGGCATCACGGTGCCATCCCATGGTGGTGCTGTCCCGTTGTGCCACTGCAGCCCtctgtctgtccatccatctGTCAGCATGGGGGGGCTGCAAAGCTGGGCAGGGGCAGGTTGAGCGCAGCGCtttgccctgctttgctgtcttGGGCACGTGAACGTTGTCCTTTTGATGACCACGAGTAACTTTACATGATTACATTCAAACAAACACCCTTGTAACTCTACTTCTGAACACTGCAAAACACGAGCAACATAACACGGATGGGAGTGGGACTGCATCTAACCACGGAGGGAACGCAACGCACCGCCGTGGCAGAGAATAATCCCTGAAGCCTTGATGGAAGGAAAGAGATGCCGCTGATACACGTCGAAGGTTCCATTTACAAGACCCACAGGAGGAGACCCCGGCACTGTGAGGAAGCCCCTGCCCTGGGGCAGCGTCCGCAGGCAGCGCTGGAGCTGTGGTGCCCTCACCCTGACAGTGCAGTGGTGACCTCAGCGTCCTGGGGCGAAGATGAAATCCAGTGCCTGGCGCTCAGCAGCTGCCACATTGGGATGCCACAGGTCCACCATGAAGACCACACGGGGACCCTCCTCTGGGGGACCTGGATGGGATGAGGTGCAGGGTGAGGCATTGCTCCGTGCCCTGCTTGCAGCACTGAGGACCTCGGTGAAGATGCTGTGTGCTTTGAGATTGGCTCAGTGCAGCTCCAGTGAGCACCACCACATCACTgctctgtgcctcctgcacATAGGGTAGGATGCTCCCTGCAGGGCCCCTGTTCTTTTTGCAATCACACACAGCAGGTCAGCAGGTCTGGTGCTGGGTACCATCCTTGTGGCTgtggctcagagctgctgccactCTATTTTGCCCTTCCCCATCCCTATGGCTCTGAAATAAGCTGTGTTTCCCAATTCTATAGCAGGGAATATGTGGGAGCAGCAGCTTTTGTTCTCCCACCTGCTTCCTTGCATcaagcagctctgcttggtTCTTCCATGCCATCAGCAACTAATACTGGCTAAGGCAGGCGAGGCGAAGCAGAACAGCATccagcaggcagcaaagcagcaaagacAACCCTACACCCTTCTGTGTTGTGCTGCCATGGGGTGTGCAAATCGTCTGCTGGGggggcagctcctgctggggctggagcctcaggaaatagaaaggaagctgaggtaGAACTGGGAGAAGATGGGACTGCAGCCCCCAGACCTGTGCTTACCTTCATGAAAGGCGGTGTGCAGGAAGGAGTCATCGAAGAGCAGGCAGCGACCCTCAGCCCAGCACTGTGGCTCACCCCCCACCACCAGCTCGCAGTTGCTTGGGGTCTTCAGACCTTTGGGCACAAACAGAGGACAGAGGTGGGTCAGTTCCTGCAGGGAGCAATCCCAAACTGTGAGCTGTGAGTTCCATGCTGCTGAGCGTGGGCCAAGTAAAGACTGAGGGGTGCCAAGGAGCTGCTTCCATGCagggagcaggagcagcagatgctgagctcagcacaggGTAGAGGCCCCTGGGGGCTGTTAACACCACCTTTTGTGTGGCAGCAATGTCACCCATGGCAGGGTTAGAGCTGCTAGAGCTGGAGCAGTCACCTGCCCTGAGGATGCAGTTGAGGTACAGAAAGGAGCAGTGCTCCCATGAGCTGCGAATGgtaaaaatactgcaaatgaGCAGAGTGGAATTCTGTGCCAAATCCAAGCAAGCACAGCAAGGACTGCAGCTGCCCAGGAGAGCCAGGAGTACAAAAGCTGCTGGGTGTTTCTAAAGTATGTTTCAAAGACTACAAAACCCAAACCTATTTCCCTGTGCAGTAGCTCCAGCTggatgcaggcaggcagcccTGGGAGAGGAGAAGTGGTGCTATGCATGGCCCCTGCATTCATCACCAGCAACAGTGAGGCCTGGGGAAACACCTGGAAAGATTCATCTATGCCgagtgctgttctgctttgcagagcagatGACCTGGAAGGGGCTTTGCTGAAATGCAACCACgctgtgggcacagcaggagctggaacAGGTGGAGATGTCAGTGGGAGTGCTGCATCCcggctgcagggcagcagccagcaaGCAGGTGGAGCGAGATGTAGGAAAGCACAGGGCAAAGGAGGGACCCACATTGCCTGCACCCGCAGCTATGACctggctgagctgtgcctgctctgtgctcttgcTCTCCATGGTGTGCATCTGCTCTGAGAGAGGTGCTCTGAAGCACCACGGAGCCCTCTGATCAGCTCTGAGGCCATCTCCTGCTTCTAACCAAAGGCAGCCGCAGCCGGCGCTCACCCaaagggagctggcagagcagccacaCTCACTGTTTGCCAGCAGTGCCCGTGCGGTGCCTCCCCCGCCGCCATCTGTGCTGCATGGGCTCTCCCCAGCACCCATGGGGCTGGGATCACCGAGGGGACACCCAGAGCCACAGGCATGTGGCCTTGTCCCTGCCCTGGGGCTGGCACCAAGGAGGCCCCAGGCCCCAAGTCTGGGCTCACAACAACACCCAGCGGGGTGAAAACCAACCCTGGGTTGGGTGGGGGTCAGCTTGGGTACATCCCACACTGCCCTTGAGCAGGGATAGCCCACAAAACACCCACCCACCAGGCACTCACCCAGGTGGCAGCGGATGCGGATGTTGGTGGGGCCGTAGTGCTCGGCGATGACGGTGCCTGGGCTCAGCACGGAGATGCAAGCGTTCCCAAAGACGTTGTTGCCAATGCAGGTGCGAAGGCTGCCGAGCAAGCGGTACGTCCGTGGGCATCTCCTGCAGTTCCTGGGCACGCACATGCCCTGGTTCACCAGGTAGAAGGTGAACCACTCCCCGCTGGGCGTGCTGTTCATTTTCCATCCTTGCGGGAGGCTGCAGTTTGAGAACGCTTTATAGAGGCTCTCAAACTCACACAGGATGGTCTGGAAGTTGCGCTCCAACACTTCCACGTCGTGCTTCTGAGCGTCCCGTGAGAAGTAGGGAGAGGTGGGCAGGTCGGGCAGGAAGAACACCTCCGGCTTCTGGATGGAGGGCCGGCTGTTGAGGTAGCGGCCCTGCTCACGGATTCCCTTATGGATCCTGCCCATACCAGACCACGAGTAGCGCTTGGCGTACTCCTGCAGGTTGTGGTAGAGCTTCTGGTTGAGGCCGTCGTGGGGCGAGCACCGCGCGCACTCGGGCGCATGGCAGTAGACGAAGCCGTTCTGCACGCCGTTGGCCTCGGCGCCCTGCATCAATGCATTGACAGCAGGGTATGCACGGGGCTGCTCGCGACCCACGTGGTAGCAGTACCagacaaagagcagcagcaggcagcccacGGTCAGCAGTGCACCGCCGTCACAGTCCCGGAACGACTGGATGCCAGCAGCGATGAAATCCCTCAGCCCATCCAGGGAGCAGCTCCAGTCCGGCAGCCAGACCAAAGGcatggtgaggtggtggagggcGCAGGGGGAACCCGGATCTCAGTCCTGGTGCTCTGAAGGGGCACCCACTCCATGCAGCACTGCCATGGGGGTGCGGGGCCACGGCCGGGCCCAGCTAGGCATGCTCCTGGGAGTCGGGGCTCAGCAGAACCATGCCCACCTCATCCTGATATGTGGTGCTGGAGGGCTCTGGAGAGACAAACCCAGAGGTgttatggggctgtgggcagaggACTGTGGTCCAACAGCTTGGGGTTGTTCCACAAGAAGTCCACACCCGCTCCCAGCAGCATCACCAATAAGAAACTCAATGCCAGCTATAagggaagcagcagagctgctccactTTGCTCCCACTGCCCaacttcctcctctgctcttcCTCCAAATTTCTCCTCTCCATCAGCCCTTTATCATACCCCAAATCCAGCTGATAAGGCAGCCAAGGACCAAGCTCAGCATGATCTCTTAACAGCCTTATCTCACCTCTCATCAGTTTATCATCTTGATCTAAATGCTCTGAAATGACTCTCCTTCCAAAGGACTCTGTGCTTCCAAAGGCAGTGGGGCTGCCACCAGCACTGAAGCCAGCACCCTCCACAGGCTCTCTATGTCAGCCCCATGGCCTCACACCCACTGCAACATAacatcccatccctgcaggtttCACCAAGgtacagcacaaagcagagatgCCAGCAAGGCTCCAGGCTGGTCGAGCTCTtggggcagcagtgggatgAGGCAACACTCCTGTTCCCTGCAGCTACACGTGCCCTGTGCCCGCTCCAAACTCCATCCACAGACCTACTCTGTCTCTTTATAGGAATACTGACCTGAAGGAACAGGGTGGGTTTATCAGCCAGGGAAGCTCTCCAggctttcccttcttttcctgctgaggTCCTGCATTTCCCCACAGATGGCAAGGGGGGATGAAGTTCAGCTGGTAGAGCTGTGGCTGGggccttcctgcagctgcagcccaaaggcaggggcagctctgctcagatGGGAGGGACATGTGCACCTCCCCACACCAGCTGCCTGGGCCCTGCAGTCCACGTGGCACTTGGAGCCGCCTGGAAATG
This sequence is a window from Excalfactoria chinensis isolate bCotChi1 chromosome 16, bCotChi1.hap2, whole genome shotgun sequence. Protein-coding genes within it:
- the ASPHD2 gene encoding LOW QUALITY PROTEIN: aspartate beta-hydroxylase domain-containing protein 2 (The sequence of the model RefSeq protein was modified relative to this genomic sequence to represent the inferred CDS: deleted 2 bases in 1 codon), which encodes MEWVPLQSTRTEIRVPPAPSTTTMPLVWLPDWSCSLDGLRDFIAAGIQSFRDCDGGALLTVGCLLLLFVWYCYHVGREQPRAYPAVNALMQGAEANGVQNGFVYCHAPECARCSPHDGLNQKLYHNLQEYAKRYSWSGMGRIHKGIREQGRYLNSRPSIQKPEVFFLPDLPTSPYFSRDAQKHDVEVLERNFQTILCEFESLYKAFSNCSLPQGWKMNSTPSGEWFTFYLVNQGMCVPRNCRRCPRTYRLLGSLRTCIGNNVFGNACISVLSPGTVIAEHYGPTNIRIRCHLGLKTPSNCELVVGGEPQCWAEGRCLLFDDSFLHTAFHEGPPEEGPRVVFMVDLWHPNVAAAERQALDFIFAPGR